From the genome of Monomorium pharaonis isolate MP-MQ-018 chromosome 2, ASM1337386v2, whole genome shotgun sequence, one region includes:
- the LOC105834175 gene encoding trypsin epsilon, producing the protein MALRIVCLLSLMAFCHAGVLPFFDPRIVNGEEIQPGEIPYQVSLQYIVSSFHFCSGSILNKDYVITAAHCVYGGYANEIKVVAGIIELTSS; encoded by the exons ATGGCTTTGAGAATCGTTTGTCTCCTTAGTCTTATGGCATTCTGTCATg CTGGGGTTCTTCCGTTCTTTGATCCTAGGATTGTGAATGGAGAAGAGATTCAACCAGGTGAAATTCCATATCAG GTTTCTCTTCAATACATAGTTTCTTCATTCCACTTTTGTAGCGGATCAATTCTGAATAAAGATTACGTTATTACCGCAGCTCATTGCGTTTACGG GGGATACGccaatgaaataaaagttgttgCTGGTATTATCGAATTAACTTCTAGCTGA
- the LOC105830443 gene encoding trypsin-1, producing MALRILCFLSLLVFSHAGILSFFDPRIVNGEEAKPGEIPYQVSLQYKDSSFHFCGGSILNDYYVITAAHCVYGENANEIKVVAGTINLIDPKSQHNVVRIILHEEYDENNSWINDIALLKVRNPFIESANIGHVLLPSKDFETDDTAVVSGWGNLWQGGPSTTKLQRVNIRIANQFYCKFMYNIIGGNVYSTQVCAYNPSSEKGSCQGDSGGPLTVDGQLIGLVSWAYGCASTVYPTVYTRVISYLDWIKDHTV from the exons ATGGCATTGAGAATCTTGTGTTTCCTTAGTCTCCTGGTATTCAGTCATG CTGGAATTCTTTCGTTCTTTGATCCAAGAATTGTAAATGGAGAAGAGGCTAAACCAGGTGAGATTCCATATCAG GTTTCTCTTCAATATAAAGATTCTTCCTTCCACTTTTGTGGCGGATCTATCTTAAATGATTACTATGTTATTACAGCAGCTCACTGCGTTTATgg tgaAAACGccaatgaaataaaagttgttgCTGGCACCATCAATCTAATTGACCCGAAATCACAGCATAATGTCGTTAGAATTATTTTGCACGAAGAATATGACGAAAATAATTCCTGGATTAATGATATTGCTTTACTGAAG GTAAGAAATCCCTTCATTGAATCTGCCAATATCGGACACGTTCTTCTACCATCAAAAGATTTTGAAACTGATGATACTGCTGTTGTGTCAGGATGGGGCAATCTCTGG caAGGAGGACCATCTACTACTAAACTACAACGAGTTAACATCCGCATCGCTAATCAATTCTATTGCAAGTTTATGTATAACATTATTGGAGGCAACGTTTATTCCACACAAGTTTGTGCGTATAACCCATCAAGCGAGAAAGGATCTTGTCAG GGTGATTCTGGTGGCCCATTAACTGTCGATGGACAACTCATTGGATTAGTATCATGGGCATATGGTTGCGCCAGTACTGTTTATCCTACTGTCTACACACGTGTCATCTCTTATTTAGATTGGATTAAAGATCATACAGTTTAA
- the LOC105838371 gene encoding probable serine/threonine-protein kinase DDB_G0282963, whose product MASIDKRIFLRDVNPHLICLLCRGYLIDATTVVECLHSFCRSCIVKYLNTAAHCPSCKHTINKAKPNIKADMTLQEIVYKLVPGLYHKEMLKRKEFYKKHPEHVNSATPEQRGEDVSGRLIFNPEDVVSLSLEYLSPGVDPLIILNTNDMDTNNSNNANNIDDSNSNNNNNNNNNNNNNNNNNNGNSRRYLQCPALVTVAHLKKFIAMKYSVDVTRYTIEICHRRAPLPENWTLMDVAYIYAWKRVLPMRFFYRVAQEEQRLEAPLHQRPSTPGLGARDCLPPNEMRNDSNIENNSINHLETSKAEIKLANNVEILSAKDLNKIANYEIFSSVDRKQTTKVEKDETKMTMTTISTTPSMLTTTNSTKVLTTTVTTVSSSSGTNMTCNDSNKQIKSPIKILKNSDGKYEVLKSPSSAITDIRSPGSNECPNPEFSVVNSNGVKITLKQCSPPQNSSAKKPKVISNVLLRCGQIEKDTSQSSSALMIHQVQQDKNKLTTSPILSGKQEKQRRKVTFMDRSPTSEKTSPTTGVSIPKTALKKPVEQQDKKQFLQGFQLTAKESMPDNSKLKSPVQDINVASTIKSFQKSNVTPKMEEFSRKDIDDKKTNIENSNSNASNSTTTTNLITKCVVGMSVNSRTYIHKTDDIDGRTNSGTNPTNNINITSSNHTAKTDVYTFSSDPPIVPAGAVKRKCPPGVPIAELKRRKTSQVMQKQEINKKQNVSSYNSVVNKLPRTSTEHGIPTNKTIDMVGDHDAGSSRVSNVNSMKASTGPLLSNDTRDLLVDGYGLNIPASLSITLTSPKSPGSSGQFVEPNDSSDTKKVIMGKVNPSITLNDRSVDPRVLKALKTGQIKMPTTPSKAKSTGTVATVAKQAVTTDRRETVNQQRTTLITKRKKEHESSKDILDLSGTNKKMDIHPLRIPQPVTKLNKTNKVMGGRNNVQPGGISEQGQVVTLVGGHRYYRAPPGSLTPAAHRVNDNSLPLSPSRTPVYAPSFGNINRSNSDLSSVFPSLPSLYALHQAPNLQQFQIDAARLRLPSRPAAESEATSAIASSDNANSNISNIPGKSHLAAQCAPVKPARSSVAPLAVPINKQQSTEKSTNIGINRTDPVDPNKIPIFRNNEVSEATNKTSQVQKKYSLNIEINKFLSQSECVKNNDQTNTNTVRDLNTESKNKTINNSVQQQEQQYRETTSPNIVSSTASPSPPPGNNSIKVRNENSTNNGDDNINNNNSNGSNNTMPRTETITFDQPKSTNSEITCSKSPDSPDSSSITVENSEANKNLTDREMPTDAQSSDSAKTVESTINPDNSSVDDSITIDDKNKFVNKSEASEIAKQLTSVQKRLLAVFPSTEWANNPIAAEHLGNFFKSLNATIKNEGFTEESKVEKVEQKTSNDNENR is encoded by the exons ATGGCTAGTATCGATAAAAGGATATTTTTACGTGATGTCAATCCACATCTAATCTGTTTACTATGCCGAGGTTACCTTATAGATGCCACAACTGTGGTAGAGTGTTTACACTCCT TTTGTAGAAGTTGCATCGTGAAATATCTTAATACTGCAGCGCACTGCCCATCCTGCAAACACACTATCAACAAAGCGAAGCCAAATATCAA AGCTGACATGACGTTACAAGAGATCGTATATAAATTGGTGCCTGGCTTATACCATAAGGAAAtgctaaaaagaaaagaattttacaagaaGCATCCCGAACATg TGAACTCGGCAACGCCGGAGCAACGTGGCGAGGATGTAAGTGgacgtttaatatttaatccaGAGGACGTAGTGAGTTTGAGCTTGGAGTACTTATCACCAGGAGTAGACCCGTTGATTATATTGAACACCAATGACATGGATACAAACAACTCAAACAATGCGAATAATATTGATGATAgtaacagtaataataataataataataataataataataataataataacaataataataatggtaataGCAGAAGATATCTGCAATGCCCGGCTTTAGTAACTGTTGCACATCTGAAGAAATTTATAGCAATGAAATACAGCGTTGATGTAACGAGATATACTATCGAGATTTGTCATCGACGTGCACCCCTTCCCGAAAACTGGACTCTCATGGACGTTGCTTATATTTACGCGTGGAAAAGG GTTTTACCGATGAGATTTTTCTATCGAGTGGCACAAGAGGAACAAAGACTCGAAGCACCGTTGCATCAAAGGCCATCGACTCCGGGACTCGGAGCTCGGGACTGTTTGCCACCGAATGAAATGCGAAACGATAGTAACATAGAgaataattctattaatcATTTGGAAACTTCTAAAGCAGAAATTAAACTTGCAAATAATGTTGAGATATTGTCAGCAAAAGATTTGAACAAAATTGCTAATTATGAGATATTCTCATCCGTTGATCGCAAGCAAACAACGAAAGTCGAGAAAGATGAAACAAAAATGACGATGACGACTATATCGACAACGCCATCAATGTTAACAACAACAAATTCCACGAAAGTGTTGACTACAACAGTGACAACCGTATCTTCCTCATCAGGGACAAACATGACATGCAATGATTCAAATAAGCAGATAAAGAGTCCAATTAAGATACTAAAGAATTCGGATGGAAAATACGAAGTGCTAAAAAGTCCGTCCAGCGCTATAACGGATATTAGGAGCCCTGGATCCAATGAATGTCCTAATCCCGAGTTTAGTGTCGTAAATTCTAATGGTGTAAAGATAACGCTGAAACAGTGCTCGCCACCACAGAATAGTAGCGCAAAAAAACCTAAAGTTATCAGTAATGTTTTATTGCGCTGTGGCCAAATAGAAAAAGACACATCACAATCATCAAGCGCATTAATGATTCACCAAGTGCAACAAGACAAGAATAAACTGACTACAAGTCCGATATTGTCAGGTAAACAAGAAAAGCAACGGCGTAAAGTAACTTTTATGGATCGTTCTCCTACGTCTGAGAAAACTTCTCCTACTACCGGTGTTAGCATACCGAAAACTGCATTGAAAAAACCGGTGGAGCAACAGGACAAAAAACAGTTTCTACAGGGTTTTCAATTAACCGCTAAAGAATCAATGCCggataatagtaaattaaaatctccCGTTCAAGATATTAATGTTGCGAGCACCATTAAATCTTTTCAAAAGAGTAATGTGACACCGAAGATGGAAGAGTTCTCTAGGAAAGACATTGACGACAAGAAAACTAACATTGAAAACTCCAACTCGAACGCGAGTAATAGTACTACCACGACAAATCTAATTACCAAATGTGTTGTTGGAATGTCTGTCAACTCACGAacctatatacataaaactgATGATATAGATGGACGCACAAATTCAGGAACAAATCCAACAAACAATATAAACATTACAAGTAGCAACCATACCGCCAAGACAGACGTGTATACTTTCTCCAGCGATCCACCAATTGTTCCAGCTGGAGCGGTTAAAAGGAAATGTCCTCCAGGTGTACCAATCGCCGAGTTGAAACGTCGAAAAACGTCGCAAGTCATgcaaaaacaagaaattaacAAGAAACAAAACGTTTCTTCATATAATTCTGTTGTTAATAAGTTACCGCGTACTTCTACAGAACACGGAATTCCTACAAACAAAACGATTGATATGGTAGGAGATCACGATGCTGGATCGAGTCGTGTGTCCAACGTAAATAGTATGAAAGCATCAACTGGTCCATTGCTTTCAAACGATACTAGAGATCTACTAGTGGACGGCTATGGTTTAAATATTCCGGCAAGTTTGAGCATAACATTGACTTCGCCTAAATCTCCAGGATCTTCCGGACAATTTGTTGAACCCAATGACTCCAGCGATACTAAAAAAGTCATAATGGGTAAAGTAAATCCCAGCATTACATTGAACGATCGTTCGGTTGATCCACGTGTATTAAAAGCTTTGAAGACTGGACAGATTAAAATGCCAACTACTCCGTCGAAAGCTAAATCAACAGGGACAGTAGCAACAGTAGCAAAACAGGCAGTGACGACGGATCGTAGAGAGACAGTGAATCAACAACGTACCACATTAATTACTAAACGGAAAAAAGAACATGAATCGTCCAAGGACATTCTGGATTTGAGCGgaaccaataaaaaaatggacATACATCCTTTGAGAATTCCACAGCCGGTAACGAAACTTAACAAAACTAATAAAGTTATGGGAGGCAGAAATAATGTGCAACCTGGAGGTATCTCTGAGCAAGGTCAAGTAGTAACGCTCGTGGGTGGTCACAGATATTATAGAGCGCCACCAGGTTCTTTGACACCCGCCGCTCATCGTGTTAACGATAATTCGCTACCTTTATCGCCATCACGCACACCTGTCTATGCGCCGTCTTTTGGTAACATCAATCGATCAAATTCGGATCTCTCATCTGTCTTTCCGAGCCTACCAAGTCTTTACGCTCTTCATCAAGCACCGAATCTTCAACAGTTTCAGATAGACGCAGCACGGTTGAGATTGCCGTCACGACCTGCTGCAGAAAGTGAAGCAACATCTGCAATTGCAAGTAGTGATAACGCTAATTCTAATATCAGTAATATACCGGGGAAAAGTCATTTGGCTGCTCAGTGTGCGCCCGTTAAGCCCGCAAGGTCTTCTGTGGCTCCCTTAGCAGTTCCCATCAACAAACAACAATCCACTGAAAAATCCACGAATATTGGCATCAATCGGACAGATCCAGTTGACCCAAATAAGATTCCAATTTTTCGTAACAATGAAGTTTCCGAAGCTACAAATAAAACTTCTCAGGTCCAAAAGAAATACTCcttaaatatcgaaataaataaattcttgtcGCAAAGTGAATGTGTGAAGAATAATGATCAAACCAATACTAATACAGTTAGAGATTTGAATACCGAATCCaaaaataaaacgataaatAATTCGGTGCAACAGCAGGAGCAACAATATCGTGAGACAACAAGTCCTAATATCGTATCGTCAACGGCTTCACCGTCACCGCCTCCAGGCAATAATAGCATAAAGGTGAGGAATGAAAATAGTACTAACAATGGTGATGATAATATCAACAATAACAATTCGAACGGAAGTAATAACACGATGCCTCGAACGGAAACAATAACATTTGATCAGCCAAAAAGTACTAACTCTGAGATAACATGCAGCAAATCGCCGGATAGTCCAGATTCTAGTTCGATTACAGTAGAAAATTCAGAGGCGAACAAGAACTTAACGGATCGGGAGATGCCGACAGATGCCCAGTCATCAGACTCTGCGAAGACCGTAGAATCGACCATAAATCCAGACAACAGTTCCGTAGACGATTCCATTACTATCGACGACAAGAACAAATTTGTCAATAAATCGGAAGCAAGTGAAATCGCGAAACAATTAACTTCCGTGCAAAAAAGATTGCTAGCAGTTTTTCCTTCAACTGAATGGGCGAACAATCCTATAGCTGCTGAACATCTgggaaattttttcaaaagtttgAACGCCACTATAAAGAACGAAGGATTTACCGAAGAATCCAAAGTGGAAAAAGTTGAGCAAAAAACCAGTAATGATAATGAAAATCGGTAA